From Astyanax mexicanus isolate ESR-SI-001 chromosome 11, AstMex3_surface, whole genome shotgun sequence, the proteins below share one genomic window:
- the LOC111197344 gene encoding guanylate-binding protein 1-like, whose translation MESKMAGAMEKPECLISSDSEGKLCVQKKAKEILDGISNPVVVVSVVGLYRTGKSYLMNRLAGKQEGFALGSTIESETKGIWMWCVPHPNKPDHTLVLLDTEGLGDVHKGNEKHDTWIFCLAVLLSSTLVYNSLGVIDNMALEKLHYVTKLTEKIKVKAHMNDDYDDSAEFMRIFPSFIWAVRDFTLELKRGDQTITADEYLEGALKLKKGNTAYVENFNLPRRFLRHFFAERRCFVFPRPADVPDLKNMEKLPEEKLDPLFLQQSKEFCKHVHSSAKPKTVPGGRTVIGSVLGGLAEVYVEAIRRGDVPCLENAVETLAQIQNEKAVEQTQEVYMKEVLKSIRLPMDPAELSRIHRETEQKAVKFFISMSFNDTKQEAQLKLMGKIQAKYEDLCYQNQVVCLEVCREELNRVFAPLEEGLRDNSFIKKGGYKKYRDTLRRLTAEYREITHTQHTCEEVLTEYLKKKEEYGNMILAADLGLTEADREQEVIQLKREAGEQMQKVLEEQIRLQEQALSDQERTYEENVTRLLERMERERERAQEDNKRVLEAKLKEQEALIQEGFDEKAEQMKKEIKGLKEEMENKSRSKQSTFSKVVETFGTACLFIPGIASKVVGIGATLLSKFL comes from the exons ATGGAGAGTAAG ATGGCCGGGGCCATGGAGAAGCCGGAGTGTCTGATCAGCAGCGACTCTGAGGGAAAACTGTGTGTTCAGAAAAAAGCTAAAGAGATTCTGGATGGTATATCTAATCCAGTGGTGGTGGTGTCTGTGGTGGGACTCTACCGCACTGGGAAGTCTTACCTTATGAACCGCCTGGCAGGAAAGCAGGAAG GTTTTGCTCTGGGCAGTACTATCGAGTCTGAGACTAAGGGTATCTGGATGTGGTGTGTTCCACACCCCAATAAACCAGATCACACTCTGGTGCTGCTGGACACTGAGGGACTGGGGGACGTGCACAAG GGTAATGAAAAGCATGACACCTGGATCTTCTGTCTGGCGGTTCTGCTTAGTAGCACTCTGGTCTATAACAGCCTAGGAGTCATAGACAACATGGCACTGGAGAAGCTACA CTATGTGAcgaaactgactgagaaaattaagGTAAAGGCACATATGAATGATGATTATGACGACTCCGCTGAGTTCATGCGCATTTTCCCCTCTTTTATCTGGGCTGTGAGGGATTTCACACTTGAGCTGAAAAGAGGAGACCAGACCATCACAGCTGACGAATACCTGGAAGGtgctttaaaacttaaaaaag GTAATACTGCTTATGTTGAAAACTTCAACCTGCCCAGGCGTTTTTTGCGCCACTTTTTCGCTGAGCGGCGGTGTTTTGTTTTCCCACGGCCGGCTGATGTCCCTGACCTGAAGAACATGGAGAAACTGCCTGAGGAGAAGCTTGACCCACTATTTCTCCAGCAGTCCAAAGAGTTTTGTAAACACGTCCACAGCAGCGCCAAACCCAAAACTGTCCCAGGAGGGCGCACCGTCATCGGCAGCG TTCTGGGTGGTCTTGCTGAGGTCTACGTGGAGGCCATTCGTAGGGGTGATGTTCCGTGTCTGGAGAACGCAGTGGAGACCCTGGCCCAGATTCAGAATGAGAAGGCGGTGGAACAGACCCAGGAGGTCTATATGAAGGAGGTTCTGAAGTCTATCCGGTTACCAATGGACCCGGCCGAGCTTTCCCGCATCCACAGAGAAACAGAGCAAAAGGCGGTCAAATTCTTCATCAGCATGTCCTTCAACGACACCAAGCAGGAAGCACAGCTGAAGCTCATG ggtaaAATCCAGGCTAAGTATGAGGATCTGTGTTATCAGAACCAGGTTGTGTGTTTGGAAGTGTGTCGTGAGGAGCTGAACAGGGTGTTTGCTCCTCTGGAGGAAGGTCTGAGAGATAACTCCTTCATTAAGAAAGGAGGATACAAGAAGTATCGGGACACACTCCGGCGCCTCACTGCGGAGTACAgagagatcacacacacacaacacact TGTGAAGAAGTGTTGACTGAGTATCTGAAGAAAAAGGAAGAGTATGGGAATATGATTCTAGCAGCGGATCTGGGTCTCACTGAAGCAGATAGGGAGCAAGAAG TGATACAGCTGAAGAGAGAGGCTGGTGAACAAATGCAGAAGGTTCTAGAAGAACAGATCCGGCTGCAGGAGCAGGCGCTCAGTGACCAGGAGAGAACCTACGAGGAAAACGTGACTCGTCTGCTGGAGAgaatggagagggagagagaaagagcacaggAGGATAATAAACGAGTGCTAGAAGCCAAACTAAAG gAGCAGGAGGCTCTGATCCAGGAGGGCTTTGATGAGAAAGCTGAACAGATGAAGAAGGAGATTAAAGGTCTAAAAGAGGAGATGGAGAACAAGAGCAGGTCAAAGCAGTCTACCTTCAGTAAGGTGGTGGAAACCTTTGGCACGGCATGCCTCTTCATACCTGGAATCGCCTCTAAAGTCGTTGGTATTGGTGCCACATTACTTTCTAAATTTCTGTGA